The window TTTGCCACCATGGGCCTGATGACGGTCGCATCGGCCTGGATCTTCTGGCAATTGCCGCCCGGCACCCAGGTGACCGCCAAGCCGAAGGAAGAGGCGATCGACGTCGCCTGAGGCCCGTCAGGCCGGATAGATGGCGCCGAGCACGCGCTCGCCCCTGGCGCCCGTCACGCTGGCCAGGTTGCCCGGCCGCCGCAGTACGGCCTGGCGCGCGAGCCAGGCGAAGGCCGCGGCTTCCACCTCGAGCGGCGGCAGGCCGTGTGCTGCCGAAGAGCGCACGGCCACGGCCGGCAGCAACGCCTGCAGGCGCCGCATCAGATGGCCGTTGAGTGCGCCGCCACCACAGACGATCAGCGATTTGCTATCTTTCCCGTAGCTGGAGACGCAGGTTGCACAAGCGCTGGCAGTGAATTCGGTCAAGGTGGCCTGCACGTCGACTGGCGCCAGCCCTGCCCATGGCGCGAGTTGGTGCGCCAGCCAGGCTGGATTGAACAGGTCGCGGCCGGTGCTCTTCGGCGGTGCCTTGGCAAGGTAGGGGTCGGCCAGCAGGCTGGCCAGCAATGCCTGCTCGACTTGGCCTTGCGCAGCCCAGGCGCCGTCGCGGTCGAACGGCTGGCCCGTGTGCTGCTGGCACCAGTGGTCCATCAGCGCATTGCCAGGGCCACAGTCGAAGCCCAGCAGCGGGTCGGCCGCACCCGCGCCGAGCACGCTGAGGTTCGAAATGCCGCCGATGTTGAGCACCGCCAGCGCCTCGCCCATCCCTTCCTTGGACTCG of the Rhodoferax koreense genome contains:
- a CDS encoding anhydro-N-acetylmuramic acid kinase, whose product is MPAPELYIGLMSGTSLDGVDGVLADFNGSRPRVICHAAAPFPRELRAELLALNTAGDNELHRAALAANALVRVYAAVVGGLLRTANLPAAQITAIGAHGQTVRHRPQEFDAQPAQGIAGGYTLQLNNPALLAELTGIDVVADFRTRDVAAGGQGAPLVPAFHREVFGESKEGMGEALAVLNIGGISNLSVLGAGAADPLLGFDCGPGNALMDHWCQQHTGQPFDRDGAWAAQGQVEQALLASLLADPYLAKAPPKSTGRDLFNPAWLAHQLAPWAGLAPVDVQATLTEFTASACATCVSSYGKDSKSLIVCGGGALNGHLMRRLQALLPAVAVRSSAAHGLPPLEVEAAAFAWLARQAVLRRPGNLASVTGARGERVLGAIYPA